A single region of the Triticum dicoccoides isolate Atlit2015 ecotype Zavitan chromosome 2B, WEW_v2.0, whole genome shotgun sequence genome encodes:
- the LOC119364891 gene encoding probable ascorbate-specific transmembrane electron transporter 2: MAGALGVKATPFTYAAHALGAAAAAMVLVWCIHFRGGLALEAVNKNLIFNVHPVLMLIGFIILGSEAIMVYKVFPGLSHDTAKLTHLILHAIAIVLGAVGIYCAFKFHNESGIANLYSLHSWLGIGAISLYGIQWIFGFVTFFFPGAAPDVRRGALPWHALFGLFVYVLTLATAELGFLEKMTFLQSSGLDKYGPEALLVNFTALVVVLFGAAVVVAAVAPAAKVDEPEGYAPIPVIG, translated from the exons ATGGCGGGTGCGCTGGGCGTGAAGGCGACGCCGTTCACCTACGCGGCGCACGcgctgggcgcggcggcggcggccatggtgctCGTCTGGTGCATCCACTTCCGCGGCGGCCTCGCCCTCGAGGCGGTCAACAAGAACCTCATCTTCAAC GTCCACCCTGTTCTTATGCTCATCGGCTTCATTATCCTTGGCAGTGAAG CCATAATGGTCTACAAGGTATTTCCGGGCCTGAGCCACGACACGGCCAAGCTGACCCACCTGATCCTCCACGCGATCGCCATCGTCCTCGGCGCCGTCGGGATCTACTGCGCCTTCAAGTTCCACAACGAGAGCGGGATCGCCAACCTCTACAGCCTGCACTCCTGGCTCGGGATCGGAGCCATTTCTCTCTACGGAATCCAG TGGATATTTGGGTTCGTGACGTTCTTCTTCCCCGGGGCGGCGCCGGACGTGAGGCGCGGGGCTCTGCCGTGGCACGCGTTGTTCGGGCTCTTCGTCTACGTGCTCACGCTGGCAACGGCGGAGCTCGGGTTCCTGGAGAAGATGACGTTCCTGCAGAGCTCCGGGCTCGACAAGTACGGCCCGGAGGCGCTCCTGGTCAACTTCACGGCCCTCGTCGTCGTGCTCTTCGGCGCCGCCGTGGTCGTCGCTGCCGTCGCTCCTGCGGCTAAGGTGGACGAACCGGAGGGATATGCTCCGATCCCTGTCATCGGTTAG